One window from the genome of Pararhizobium gei encodes:
- a CDS encoding terminase large subunit translates to MATRGIGAKALSERGKIDVRPVMPWEEPGLSRAGRVIAFLEDLPITAGKLAGTVMKIRPWQREFIEAVYAEDDEGRRPVRTAVLSMARKNGKTQLAAGIALAHLCGPEAEPRGEVYSAALTRDQAAKLFQEMCAILAAHPELDDRCNIIRFNKQIEVLTGDGQGSIYAALSADAGSKMGLSPSFVVYDELGSAPNRDLFDALDTATGARDNPLMMCISTQAAADHHVFSELIDYGERVNSGDIDDLSFHLTLYAAPQDADPWSREAWIAANPALADFRSLDDVQRQAGQARLVPSKESAFRNLILNQRVSAVSRFIHKAEWDRCKAAPDLAYLAGRECYGGLDLSGSRDLTALVLAFPGEGRSFDIVCQFFMPEASIAERSNEDRVPYDLWAKQGFITLIPGSTIDPSFVAMNVFNATQTYDVRTIAYDRWRIEDLKRELGLFGGNVPLEPFGQGFKDMSPAVDMLERSVAEKLIRHGGNPVLNMCAANAVITRDPAGSRKMDKSKASGRIDGLVALAMALQVSGRHEPDAMPSCLLEMLED, encoded by the coding sequence ATGGCAACACGGGGCATAGGCGCGAAGGCACTTTCGGAACGCGGCAAGATCGACGTTCGCCCCGTCATGCCCTGGGAAGAGCCCGGCCTGTCGCGAGCAGGCCGCGTGATCGCCTTTCTTGAGGACTTGCCGATAACGGCTGGCAAGCTTGCCGGAACCGTCATGAAAATCCGGCCGTGGCAGCGCGAATTCATTGAGGCGGTCTATGCCGAAGACGACGAGGGGCGGCGACCGGTCCGCACGGCGGTTCTTTCTATGGCCCGAAAGAATGGCAAGACCCAGCTCGCGGCCGGGATCGCGCTGGCGCACCTGTGCGGGCCGGAAGCCGAGCCGCGTGGCGAGGTATACTCGGCCGCCCTGACGCGCGATCAGGCGGCGAAGCTCTTTCAGGAAATGTGCGCCATCCTCGCGGCGCACCCGGAGCTTGACGACCGCTGCAACATCATCCGCTTCAACAAGCAAATCGAAGTCCTGACCGGCGACGGACAAGGCTCGATCTACGCCGCGCTGTCGGCCGACGCTGGCTCGAAAATGGGCCTGTCGCCTTCCTTTGTCGTCTATGATGAGCTGGGCTCCGCTCCGAACCGTGACCTATTCGACGCGCTCGACACCGCGACCGGCGCTCGCGACAATCCGCTGATGATGTGCATTTCGACGCAAGCCGCCGCCGACCATCACGTATTTTCGGAGCTGATCGACTATGGCGAGCGTGTCAATTCCGGCGATATCGATGATCTGAGCTTTCACCTGACCCTCTATGCCGCACCGCAGGATGCCGACCCATGGAGCCGCGAGGCATGGATTGCGGCCAATCCCGCGCTTGCGGATTTTCGGTCGCTGGACGACGTGCAGCGGCAGGCAGGGCAGGCGCGGCTTGTGCCGTCCAAGGAAAGCGCCTTCCGCAACCTGATCCTCAATCAGCGCGTCTCCGCTGTCTCCCGTTTCATCCATAAGGCCGAATGGGACCGGTGCAAGGCCGCTCCCGATCTCGCCTACCTGGCTGGCCGCGAATGTTATGGCGGGCTAGACCTCTCCGGCTCCCGCGACCTGACAGCCCTTGTCCTGGCATTTCCCGGCGAAGGGCGCAGCTTCGATATCGTCTGCCAGTTCTTCATGCCGGAGGCGAGCATTGCCGAACGGTCCAACGAAGATCGCGTGCCCTACGATCTGTGGGCGAAGCAAGGCTTCATCACGCTTATCCCCGGTTCCACCATCGATCCCAGCTTCGTTGCCATGAATGTTTTCAACGCGACGCAGACCTATGACGTGCGAACCATCGCTTACGACCGCTGGCGCATCGAGGACTTGAAGCGGGAGCTGGGCCTGTTCGGCGGCAATGTGCCGCTGGAGCCTTTCGGGCAAGGGTTTAAGGATATGTCGCCTGCCGTCGATATGCTGGAGCGTAGCGTTGCTGAAAAGCTGATCCGGCACGGTGGAAATCCGGTTCTCAATATGTGCGCCGCGAACGCGGTCATAACGCGCGATCCGGCCGGCAGCCGGAAGATGGACAAGAGCAAGGCCTCGGGCCGCATCGATGGCCTTGTGGCGCTGGCGATGGCCTTGCAGGTTTCCGGCCGTCACGAACCGGATGCGATGCCGTCGTGTCTATTAGAAATGCTGGAGGACTGA
- a CDS encoding HNH endonuclease, whose amino-acid sequence MADWPYGTSAWQKLRLAKLASKPVCEPCEARGDVTVANTVDHMMPITSGGDPFPPLDGLMSMCERCHNEKTAANDRTHKKPFARKIKGIDAAGNPVDQSDGWHRGGGSNHENGSSPGPTLESGIYLVSDTKHNDNNDLGFS is encoded by the coding sequence ATGGCTGATTGGCCCTACGGTACGAGTGCATGGCAGAAGCTCCGGCTTGCGAAGCTGGCGAGCAAACCTGTTTGCGAACCATGCGAGGCGCGGGGCGATGTGACAGTGGCGAATACGGTGGATCACATGATGCCGATTACCAGCGGCGGCGATCCATTCCCGCCCCTCGATGGCCTGATGTCGATGTGCGAGCGTTGCCACAATGAGAAGACGGCAGCGAACGACCGGACGCACAAGAAACCGTTCGCGAGGAAGATCAAAGGCATCGATGCAGCGGGAAATCCGGTCGATCAGTCTGATGGTTGGCATAGGGGGGGCGGGTCAAATCACGAAAACGGCTCTTCGCCCGGACCGACGTTGGAGAGCGGAATATACTTAGTTTCAGACACAAAGCATAACGATAACAACGATTTGGGGTTTTCATAA